A part of Rhodohalobacter barkolensis genomic DNA contains:
- a CDS encoding UPF0182 family protein: MNLRVLRIIAFIAIPLFILTLSSSYIFEWLWLSEVGYSQIFWTLRGTQVVLTLLAFIIASLFFIPNFRFLAEQLKNANLSGSPLQGSNIDLNTDFASKRIKQFFTLGGLIMAVIFALSFYIRWDESLRFISSVPFGEVDPMFGRDISFFMFELPFWDLAQSSFTSIVFITLIIITMAYIFTGLLMVRSFTDFNAGKKVLNHIKINVVAWLGLVAWGLYLDRYNLVYKADGIVFGAGYTDVMYQLPAIWIMFVLTIALALLILVSRWVNTSKAIPGLAVLTVVVLILGRAALPGMVQKFNVEPNELELESPYLERNIEMTRLAYNLHNVQEVEYQANDTLTVSDITNNRDAIDNIRLWDSRLLINTYKQLQEIRSYYEFYSVDNDRYTVDGDVTQMMLSAREIARTLPSQSDTWVNRHLQYTHGYGLVMSPVTETNSQGEPRLSIRNLPPSWDSDDLKVDNPAIYYGENSSGYYVVNSGIEELHYPDGDANVYTHYSGNGGIQISDFFRKLLFAWELGDINILLTDYITEDSRLQIWRSVQERIRKITPFLELDRDPYLVLNDGRLYWVQDAYTTSSHFPYSQRYRNSFNYIRNSVKIVVDAYEGTVDYYIVDENDPVLEVYDSIFPGVFKSLDELPEGIENQFRYPQDLFEIQIETFSRYHMTTPQVFYNQEDLWTRPNEKYGGRQMLMDPYYVLARLPGENELEFMLISPLTPENRDNMISWMTAKSDPGNYGDLIVYKLPKERLIYGPAQIEARIDQDPEISRQIALWDQRGSSVIRGNLMVIPIENSFLYVEPVFLIAEGVDIPQLQRVIVAIGDAISMQPTLDEALFDLFGDEAAPIIATSPLVNQDNLPETALTEETAINRQALDEIRSIWNDLKEALENGDWNRYGELLGELEDKINDLQ; this comes from the coding sequence ATGAATTTACGCGTACTTCGCATAATCGCTTTCATTGCGATACCACTATTCATCCTTACACTCTCATCCAGTTACATTTTCGAATGGCTTTGGTTGAGTGAAGTGGGTTATTCCCAAATCTTCTGGACACTGAGGGGTACTCAGGTTGTATTAACCCTATTGGCATTTATCATTGCCTCACTCTTCTTTATTCCAAACTTTCGATTTTTAGCTGAGCAACTAAAAAATGCAAATTTAAGTGGATCACCACTTCAAGGCTCAAATATTGACCTTAACACCGATTTTGCCAGTAAACGGATAAAACAGTTTTTTACGCTTGGCGGATTGATAATGGCTGTTATTTTTGCACTCAGTTTTTATATCCGCTGGGATGAATCTCTTCGATTTATAAGCAGCGTCCCTTTTGGAGAAGTTGATCCTATGTTTGGACGGGACATCAGTTTTTTCATGTTTGAACTTCCGTTCTGGGATCTGGCTCAATCATCCTTTACTTCTATAGTCTTCATTACACTCATCATCATTACCATGGCCTATATTTTTACAGGCTTGTTGATGGTGCGATCATTCACAGATTTTAATGCCGGCAAGAAAGTTCTCAACCATATTAAGATTAACGTGGTTGCCTGGCTTGGACTTGTAGCATGGGGACTCTACCTGGATCGTTACAATCTCGTATACAAAGCAGATGGAATTGTATTTGGCGCGGGCTACACGGATGTAATGTACCAGCTGCCTGCCATTTGGATCATGTTTGTACTGACAATTGCCCTAGCTCTTTTAATTCTGGTCAGTCGCTGGGTCAATACAAGCAAAGCCATACCCGGTCTTGCAGTCCTCACTGTGGTTGTTTTGATTCTCGGGCGTGCGGCTCTCCCCGGAATGGTTCAGAAGTTCAATGTTGAACCCAATGAACTGGAGTTAGAATCGCCCTATTTGGAGCGTAATATAGAAATGACCCGCCTGGCCTATAATCTCCACAATGTTCAGGAAGTGGAGTATCAGGCAAATGACACACTTACGGTTTCCGACATTACAAATAATCGCGACGCCATTGACAATATTCGTCTCTGGGATTCTCGTCTGCTGATAAATACCTACAAACAGCTGCAGGAGATCCGTTCATATTACGAGTTCTATTCAGTCGATAACGATCGATACACGGTAGATGGTGATGTAACCCAGATGATGCTTTCTGCCCGCGAAATTGCCAGAACGCTTCCCAGTCAATCCGATACTTGGGTGAATCGCCATCTTCAATACACCCACGGTTATGGACTGGTTATGAGTCCGGTTACTGAAACAAACAGTCAAGGTGAACCCAGATTAAGTATTCGAAATCTTCCTCCATCTTGGGATAGCGACGATTTGAAAGTGGACAATCCGGCTATCTATTATGGTGAAAACAGTTCGGGTTACTATGTAGTAAACTCCGGTATTGAAGAGCTCCATTACCCGGATGGTGATGCTAATGTGTACACTCATTACAGTGGAAATGGAGGAATTCAAATCAGTGATTTTTTCAGAAAACTATTGTTTGCCTGGGAACTGGGGGATATAAATATTCTGCTCACCGATTATATCACCGAAGATAGCCGGCTTCAAATTTGGAGAAGCGTTCAGGAAAGAATTCGTAAAATTACACCCTTTTTAGAATTGGACAGGGATCCCTATCTGGTACTGAATGATGGCAGGCTCTACTGGGTTCAGGATGCCTACACAACATCCTCACATTTTCCATATTCTCAGCGATATCGCAACAGTTTCAACTACATCAGGAACTCAGTTAAGATTGTAGTGGATGCTTATGAGGGAACTGTCGATTACTATATTGTGGACGAAAATGATCCGGTTCTGGAAGTTTATGACTCCATCTTCCCCGGTGTTTTCAAATCGCTGGATGAACTGCCGGAAGGGATAGAAAATCAATTCAGATATCCTCAGGATCTTTTCGAAATTCAGATCGAAACATTTTCGAGATACCACATGACCACACCTCAGGTTTTTTACAACCAGGAAGATTTGTGGACTCGGCCAAACGAAAAATATGGTGGCCGTCAAATGCTGATGGATCCCTATTATGTACTGGCCAGACTCCCGGGTGAAAATGAACTGGAGTTTATGCTTATCAGTCCGCTAACGCCTGAAAACAGAGATAATATGATTTCGTGGATGACGGCAAAATCTGATCCCGGAAATTATGGAGATCTGATTGTTTATAAACTGCCAAAAGAGCGATTGATCTATGGGCCTGCTCAGATTGAGGCTCGAATTGATCAGGACCCCGAAATTTCCCGCCAAATTGCACTTTGGGATCAAAGAGGCTCAAGCGTAATTCGTGGAAACCTGATGGTAATACCCATTGAAAACTCATTCCTTTACGTAGAGCCCGTGTTTCTGATTGCCGAAGGAGTTGATATTCCGCAATTACAACGAGTTATTGTTGCTATAGGAGATGCAATTTCCATGCAGCCAACTCTCGACGAAGCACTTTTTGACCTCTTCGGAGACGAAGCCGCACCAATTATTGCAACATCACCATTAGTAAATCAAGATAATCTGCCGGAAACCGCTCTCACTGAAGAGACTGCTATTAACAGGCAGGCACTTGATGAAATACGTTCCATATGGAATGATTTAAAAGAAGCTCTTGAAAATGGAGATTGGAACCGATATGGTGAATTGCTTGGCGAACTGGAAGATAAAATCAACGATCTGCAGTAA
- a CDS encoding 4-phosphoerythronate dehydrogenase, whose protein sequence is MTVNLLADQYLQYLDELLPEEVRLTRFDPAKGLPDHTSSFNALLVRTVTPINAESLPDVGKLKFIGTGTAGTDHIDHGFLKREGVAFSQSEGCNANAVAEFVITGLFYWAWKTDTDLYSKKVGVVGCGNTGGSVIRLLKKLNIDYVAYDPPKAESETGFISAAEAELLKADILTFHTPLNPSGKHPTVHLADKKWLQNGFDLIINTSRGGVVNEKSMFELWQSQAIRNYILDVWEGEPDFNNQIAKHALIATPHIAGYSEEAKFKATEIVLSKLLNFFDLNVNPNARPKQFKASQFKYSSGYSIAELLWQNNQINFYDTELRKLIGLPSEKKSKGFADLRSKTALRHEYSAMLKSKEVQQNAPQEFQIFDHSATDK, encoded by the coding sequence ATGACTGTCAACTTACTGGCTGATCAATACCTTCAATATTTAGATGAGCTTCTCCCGGAAGAAGTTCGGCTTACTCGTTTTGATCCTGCAAAAGGCCTTCCTGATCACACTTCCTCTTTTAATGCACTTTTGGTTCGTACGGTAACCCCGATTAACGCCGAATCTCTACCGGATGTAGGCAAACTTAAATTTATAGGAACCGGAACTGCCGGAACTGACCATATTGATCACGGATTCCTGAAAAGAGAAGGAGTTGCATTTTCACAGTCGGAAGGATGCAATGCAAATGCTGTGGCCGAATTTGTGATCACCGGTCTGTTCTATTGGGCATGGAAAACGGATACGGACCTTTACTCAAAAAAGGTAGGCGTTGTTGGGTGCGGCAATACCGGAGGTTCTGTGATTCGACTTCTTAAAAAACTGAATATTGATTATGTAGCGTACGACCCTCCAAAAGCGGAAAGTGAAACCGGTTTTATATCAGCTGCTGAAGCTGAACTACTGAAAGCCGACATTCTTACTTTTCATACTCCGCTCAATCCATCCGGCAAGCATCCCACCGTACATCTGGCTGACAAAAAATGGCTGCAAAACGGGTTTGATTTGATCATCAACACCAGCAGGGGTGGTGTGGTGAATGAAAAATCGATGTTTGAACTTTGGCAATCGCAAGCGATTCGGAACTACATACTGGATGTCTGGGAAGGGGAACCCGACTTTAACAATCAAATTGCAAAACATGCTCTGATTGCCACTCCGCATATTGCCGGTTACTCGGAAGAAGCTAAATTTAAAGCCACTGAAATTGTTCTGTCGAAACTGCTTAATTTTTTCGACTTAAACGTGAATCCAAACGCTCGGCCAAAACAGTTTAAAGCATCACAATTTAAATACAGCTCCGGCTATTCAATTGCTGAACTCCTCTGGCAAAACAATCAAATTAATTTCTACGATACAGAACTTCGGAAACTCATTGGGTTACCCTCGGAAAAGAAAAGCAAAGGATTTGCTGACCTGAGATCTAAAACCGCCCTTCGTCATGAATATAGTGCGATGCTCAAATCGAAAGAAGTACAGCAAAATGCGCCTCAAGAGTTTCAAATATTTGATCATTCTGCAACTGACAAATAA
- a CDS encoding thymidine phosphorylase, whose translation MSDQSYNVVTLIRKKRDGEVLSEEEISYLIRAYTDDKVPDYQMSAFLMASFLNGLNTEEAAYLTKSMLHSGIVVDLSETSGLKVDKHSTGGVGDKLSLILAPIVASCGVPVPMISGRGLGHTGGTLDKLESIPGFTVDVNLDRYKEILQKQNLVLVGQTEEIAPADKRLYALRDVTATVESIPLIAGSIMSKKLAEGIDALVLDVKFGSGAFMKRHEDAAELAKTLVGIGEEFGKQTIAYLTNMEQPLGNAVGNWLEVKESIDCLNGGGPDDVMEITHLLAGTMIYLGEKASSVEEGIEMSYQAVDSGAALQKWIDIVEEQGGDSSFVKDPESYPKAESVTPVKSDRSGYVTEMDAFALGMVSVELGAGRRAKEDEVDPQAGFVLHKKIGDNVEKGETIATLHTNKEEMLDAAKKGIVEAITIRDIEPKPLRRITHRVDKDGIHDFDG comes from the coding sequence ATGTCTGACCAAAGTTATAACGTTGTTACTCTGATTCGAAAAAAAAGAGATGGAGAAGTACTGTCTGAAGAGGAGATCTCTTATCTGATACGCGCCTATACCGATGATAAAGTGCCCGACTATCAAATGAGTGCATTTTTAATGGCTTCATTTTTGAATGGCCTGAATACTGAAGAAGCGGCTTACCTTACAAAATCAATGCTTCACAGCGGTATTGTGGTCGATTTGAGTGAAACCTCCGGACTCAAAGTGGACAAACACTCGACCGGGGGAGTTGGCGATAAACTTTCGTTGATTCTGGCCCCGATTGTTGCCTCCTGTGGAGTGCCGGTGCCGATGATATCCGGGCGGGGTTTAGGGCATACCGGAGGCACGCTGGATAAACTGGAATCCATACCCGGCTTTACGGTTGATGTGAATTTGGATCGTTATAAGGAAATTCTTCAGAAACAGAATCTGGTTTTGGTGGGTCAGACCGAAGAAATTGCGCCGGCCGATAAACGCCTATATGCCCTGCGTGATGTGACGGCAACTGTTGAATCTATTCCACTGATTGCCGGCAGCATTATGAGTAAAAAACTGGCTGAGGGTATTGACGCTCTTGTTCTGGATGTTAAATTTGGATCAGGTGCATTTATGAAGCGTCATGAAGATGCCGCAGAACTGGCCAAGACACTGGTTGGAATTGGTGAGGAGTTTGGAAAACAAACCATCGCCTACCTTACAAATATGGAACAGCCTCTCGGAAATGCGGTTGGAAACTGGCTGGAAGTAAAAGAGTCAATCGATTGCCTAAATGGCGGCGGTCCGGATGATGTAATGGAGATTACGCATTTGCTTGCAGGAACCATGATCTATCTTGGAGAGAAAGCTTCTTCAGTAGAGGAAGGAATTGAGATGAGCTACCAAGCTGTAGACAGCGGGGCCGCTCTTCAAAAATGGATCGATATAGTTGAGGAGCAGGGAGGAGATTCAAGTTTTGTAAAAGATCCGGAATCGTATCCAAAAGCTGAGTCAGTCACACCGGTGAAATCTGATCGCTCGGGATACGTTACAGAGATGGACGCTTTTGCACTGGGCATGGTTTCGGTTGAACTTGGAGCCGGAAGAAGGGCAAAAGAAGATGAGGTAGACCCTCAGGCCGGATTTGTTTTACACAAAAAAATCGGTGATAATGTTGAAAAGGGTGAAACAATTGCCACTCTTCACACGAACAAGGAAGAAATGTTAGATGCTGCTAAAAAAGGAATAGTTGAGGCGATAACAATTAGAGACATTGAGCCTAAACCTCTTCGCAGAATCACACATCGGGTTGATAAAGATGGAATTCATGATTTTGATGGATAA
- a CDS encoding PspA/IM30 family protein: MFQRFIRAIKSMFGGFVSSMEDPKLILEQNIRELNDQIPQMNENIATVKANAVMLKKEVDRYEKQISEVTAKIKSAINADRDDLAEGYALQLEKARENLEHSKEQLKFADQAYEKALKVKKAFMREKDRKIKEAREALRASERAEWQSRVADALESFETGGLDQTHNEMLSRLNENTARNEARMEIALESVDTETMEIEANAEKLRAQELVSQFKQEMGKAPKVDQEEKKIDVEESSKESSDSGKTVGRDRTKS; encoded by the coding sequence ATGTTTCAAAGATTTATACGCGCAATTAAGTCAATGTTTGGCGGTTTTGTAAGCTCAATGGAAGATCCAAAACTCATTCTTGAGCAAAATATCCGGGAACTGAATGATCAGATTCCCCAAATGAATGAAAATATTGCCACGGTGAAAGCCAATGCTGTCATGCTTAAAAAAGAGGTGGATCGTTATGAAAAGCAGATCAGTGAGGTAACGGCGAAAATTAAATCAGCCATCAATGCAGATCGGGATGATTTAGCAGAAGGTTATGCTCTTCAGCTCGAAAAAGCTCGCGAAAATCTTGAGCACTCCAAAGAGCAGCTGAAATTTGCGGATCAGGCATACGAAAAAGCGCTAAAGGTAAAGAAAGCTTTTATGCGTGAGAAAGACCGCAAAATAAAAGAGGCGCGTGAAGCACTTAGAGCAAGTGAGCGAGCCGAGTGGCAGTCGCGAGTGGCAGACGCATTGGAGTCGTTCGAAACCGGCGGGCTGGATCAAACTCATAACGAAATGCTGAGTCGCCTGAATGAAAACACGGCCCGGAACGAGGCAAGGATGGAAATTGCCCTGGAAAGCGTGGATACCGAAACGATGGAAATTGAAGCCAATGCCGAAAAATTACGCGCCCAGGAGTTAGTCAGCCAGTTTAAACAAGAAATGGGCAAGGCTCCCAAGGTTGATCAGGAAGAGAAGAAAATTGATGTTGAGGAAAGCAGTAAAGAATCTTCAGATTCCGGAAAAACAGTGGGTCGCGATCGCACGAAGTCGTAA